In Phocoena phocoena chromosome 11, mPhoPho1.1, whole genome shotgun sequence, one DNA window encodes the following:
- the MAFF gene encoding transcription factor MafF — protein MSVDPLSSKALKIKRELSENTPHLSDEALMGLSVRELNRHLRGLSAEEVTRLKQRRRTLKNRGYAASCRVKRVCQKEELQKQKSELEREVDKLARENAAMRLELDALRGKCEALQGFARSVAAARGPAALVAPASVITIVKSAPSPGPAPGPGPAPGPAACS, from the exons ATGTCTGTGGATCCCTTATCCAGCAAAGCCCTGAAG ATCAAGCGCGAGCTGAGCGAGAACACGCCGCACCTGTCCGACGAGGCGCTGATGGGGCTGTCGGTGCGCGAGCTGAACCGGCACCTGCGCGGGCTCTCAGCCGAGGAGGTGACGCGGCTCAAGCAGCGGCGCCGCACACTCAAGAACCGCGGCTACGCAGCCAGCTGCCGCGTGAAGCGCGTGTGCCAGAAAGAGGAGCTGCAGAAGCAGAAGTCGGAGCTGGAGCGCGAGGTGGACAAGCTGGCGCGCGAGAACGCCGCCATGCGCTTGGAGCTCGACGCGCTGCGCGGCAAGTGCGAGGCGCTGCAGGGCTTCGCCCGCTCCGTGGCCGCCGCCCGCGGGCCCGCCGCGCTGGTGGCTCCGGCCAGCGTCATCACCATCGTCAAGTCAGCCCcgagccccggccccgcccccggtccgggccccgcccccggccccgccgcctGCTCCTAG